The Vibrio agarivorans genome window below encodes:
- a CDS encoding EH signature domain-containing protein, whose protein sequence is MSSSGFSFSQPRLPSSNKLTSHSFDEFLELGITDDRTPSFPPKTLMQIVALVSAQRSDEVHVFEWLEAIESEVQWKNLNEQERERACVAVWTGVGSQLVLGDIALFKMGLALDGKATSVVSELVESIDIARTVPIWSAIDQAKLDWLLALKTKDFDEMASLCYQGKQTLSGYIKFLRLPQANSYKAELANCLLSPISDGNLSDFDDVWLANNFYALDTTQQRVDFCERFIGKLEQFDYGDQCAEIIENHCFPLKKNSYWPQLGGASKAVLKKKFGLTSYFDLHAISAALYSEEAAIQLDFNDYQTRQIRSRSKFWSNYSSRFERVRVLLPSESYNWVESQNGGLPEFVHVLPNSTNTDSEIYIFELDNLLVVEFLRGTIAETRFYKKSDWNTQKLFDSEALTSEDIRTMTQLEVHDHLDFWQHYCEKLLRTKFKVLPNNGTKSFKGLSKALGQYSESRGLPKPDEGMVQKRKASLETWIERFWEAEVKTGKFGELRGLAQKSTLYLSKAIMAKQLGNQADYELFIKKAANQGNPEAMWQLGKNMLLGTNSDARTRKYGEDWVSKAASCGHQEAMETANRFRISFQDSMKGSSRDSSAFINGARDKAEWDEMNRERSRYLKSKHQKEEKNYQETVDVLEEVYKPSWNNRDKEEWSSINRARAKRLREKFKVNEN, encoded by the coding sequence TTGAGTAGTTCAGGTTTTTCGTTCTCACAGCCGAGATTACCTAGCTCAAATAAGTTAACCAGCCATTCATTCGATGAGTTTCTGGAACTAGGAATTACTGACGACAGGACACCGAGCTTTCCACCAAAAACACTCATGCAAATAGTGGCGCTCGTCTCTGCTCAAAGGTCAGACGAAGTTCATGTTTTCGAATGGTTAGAAGCGATTGAAAGCGAAGTCCAGTGGAAAAACTTAAACGAGCAAGAACGTGAGCGTGCTTGTGTTGCGGTCTGGACCGGTGTTGGTAGTCAGCTGGTGCTTGGAGATATTGCGCTGTTCAAGATGGGGCTAGCGTTAGATGGAAAAGCAACGAGTGTAGTTTCTGAACTTGTTGAATCGATAGATATAGCGAGAACCGTGCCTATCTGGAGTGCGATAGATCAAGCCAAATTGGATTGGCTGTTGGCGCTAAAAACAAAAGATTTTGATGAAATGGCATCGCTTTGCTACCAAGGTAAACAGACTTTAAGTGGCTATATTAAGTTTTTGAGGTTGCCTCAAGCTAACAGTTACAAGGCAGAGTTGGCTAATTGCCTGCTAAGTCCAATATCGGATGGGAATCTATCAGATTTTGATGATGTTTGGCTTGCCAACAACTTTTACGCATTAGACACCACTCAACAAAGAGTTGATTTTTGTGAGCGCTTTATAGGCAAGCTTGAACAATTCGATTACGGAGACCAGTGTGCTGAAATCATAGAAAATCACTGTTTTCCTCTAAAGAAAAACAGCTACTGGCCTCAACTTGGTGGCGCATCAAAAGCAGTGTTAAAAAAGAAATTTGGTTTAACAAGTTACTTTGATTTGCATGCAATTTCTGCTGCCCTCTACTCTGAAGAGGCGGCTATTCAGCTTGATTTTAACGATTACCAAACCCGCCAGATTAGAAGTCGTTCCAAGTTCTGGTCAAATTACAGTAGTCGATTTGAACGAGTCAGGGTTTTACTTCCGAGCGAGAGCTATAACTGGGTTGAGTCTCAAAATGGGGGCCTGCCCGAATTCGTACATGTGTTGCCAAACTCCACAAATACAGACAGTGAGATCTATATCTTTGAACTAGATAATTTGCTTGTTGTTGAGTTTCTTCGAGGAACCATTGCAGAAACGCGATTTTATAAAAAGAGTGACTGGAATACACAAAAGTTGTTTGATAGCGAAGCTCTGACAAGTGAAGACATTCGCACTATGACTCAGCTTGAAGTACATGACCACCTTGATTTTTGGCAACACTATTGTGAAAAGCTTCTTAGAACCAAGTTTAAAGTCCTTCCAAATAATGGCACTAAATCCTTCAAAGGTTTATCGAAAGCACTAGGCCAGTACTCCGAGAGCAGAGGTCTTCCAAAACCAGACGAAGGGATGGTTCAGAAACGTAAGGCGAGTTTAGAAACGTGGATTGAAAGATTTTGGGAAGCAGAGGTTAAAACCGGCAAGTTTGGTGAGTTGCGTGGGCTGGCTCAAAAAAGCACTTTGTATTTGTCAAAAGCGATCATGGCTAAGCAACTTGGGAACCAAGCAGATTACGAGTTATTCATAAAAAAAGCTGCCAATCAAGGAAACCCAGAAGCTATGTGGCAGCTAGGAAAAAATATGCTGTTAGGCACAAATAGTGACGCGAGAACTCGAAAGTATGGAGAGGATTGGGTGTCCAAAGCTGCTTCGTGCGGGCATCAAGAGGCAATGGAGACTGCTAATCGTTTCAGGATTTCTTTTCAGGACAGTATGAAAGGCTCTTCAAGAGATAGTAGTGCGTTCATTAACGGTGCTCGAGACAAAGCTGAGTGGGATGAAATGAACCGTGAACGAAGTCGCTATTTGAAAAGTAAACATCAAAAGGAAGAAAAAAATTATCAGGAAACTGTGGATGTTCTCGAAGAGGTCTATAAGCCTTCGTGGAATAATAGAGATAAAGAGGAATGGAGTTCTATTAATCGAGCCAGAGCCAAGCGACTGCGAGAAAAGTTCAAAGTGAACGAGAATTAG
- a CDS encoding OmpA family protein: protein MRSLSHSPRTADAEESGVWLSVGDLMSVLLMIFALLLISALVQISEVYEESQNTRIVIIKDINDKLNAEGIGVQADPETGDISITDSILFDLNDYKLKASGQEFLEKFIPIYSDAIFQSQATADEVSRVVIEGHSSSEGAFDRNMELSVLRANSVIAFVNSMEFSNKQRFFDKAVISGRGPIEARQDAADAADRKVKFRFQFKDEEFLGNFSEVKKVE, encoded by the coding sequence ATGAGGAGTTTATCCCACTCACCAAGAACTGCAGATGCAGAAGAGTCTGGTGTATGGCTCTCGGTCGGGGATTTAATGTCAGTCTTGCTGATGATCTTCGCCTTGCTGCTCATCAGCGCCTTGGTTCAAATTTCTGAGGTATATGAAGAGAGTCAAAATACTCGAATCGTGATTATCAAAGATATCAACGATAAGTTGAATGCCGAGGGAATTGGTGTCCAAGCTGATCCCGAAACAGGTGATATCTCAATTACGGATTCAATCTTATTTGACCTCAACGACTATAAATTGAAAGCGTCAGGGCAAGAGTTTTTGGAAAAGTTCATTCCAATATACTCTGATGCGATTTTTCAGTCTCAAGCTACCGCTGACGAAGTTAGCCGAGTTGTGATTGAGGGACATTCGAGTTCCGAAGGCGCGTTTGACAGGAATATGGAACTGAGTGTTTTACGCGCAAACAGTGTTATCGCTTTCGTTAACTCAATGGAATTTAGTAATAAACAGCGCTTCTTCGATAAGGCGGTAATTTCTGGACGAGGCCCCATTGAAGCTCGACAAGACGCAGCCGATGCGGCTGACCGTAAGGTGAAGTTCCGCTTTCAGTTCAAAGATGAAGAGTTTCTTGGCAATTTCTCAGAGGTGAAAAAAGTTGAGTAG
- a CDS encoding chemotaxis protein, with amino-acid sequence MLDSVAIISGDGVTDIIIITTLALFFFFAVREIKATWGAISQLKAIAGLKNNHSSDLVEPESLSEPQLKWLAEHLVYTPTENGLKIESKAGLWLTKSPLSHMLPSCDSTRYKLVPALLTSIGITGTFLGITLGLSQFSMAGDSKALLSSAAELLEGMKTAFYTSLAGLSSSAVFMALMKMSSSRLSKAQGAFLKAISSQYFEASPVHYLKNMSNEGQQEVVAAQLRSASAIESMSQQFRDTAASLNNLGDSFDGNAIAEKVSEAVRGSIEDQLTPAMQAIRGELSALRDIKEQSQKELVELLVDKMKSELIDPVSEELKKTSEAVSQSNEVSAQLNANVEKVVTSTAQTVETINEFQKDTMDKLQQFAESLKQILASFKDDTQGAMSTIAKEVQTLLDGASKGLEEQRDAFELSAGRASAAFEGIKTSMDGALDERQQKEHALFDGVETRINALIEGSSAAFKQQTDVLEAVGDQASSLMTSAKQELESGLGDIDEKVKSMSTTVQKELEAFRLQYQQNLTSYFEQQNSLLEGSLSKQRNGLNEVVENFRKVFESEYQARHNLLQELTAQYQKLEASAQTVERVAKAIGLNEASRMAELQDAAQTMGRQIALLKKEYATASASFTDVTENLPKAMDEYFSRANESFETFFNDFDQSASTIHNKLSQAAGYLINAQVQNREFEADRAEA; translated from the coding sequence ATGCTAGACAGCGTCGCAATCATATCGGGTGATGGGGTAACAGATATTATCATCATCACAACGTTAGCTTTGTTCTTCTTTTTCGCAGTGCGTGAAATAAAGGCTACTTGGGGGGCAATCTCGCAGCTTAAAGCTATCGCCGGCCTTAAAAACAATCATTCTTCAGACCTAGTAGAGCCTGAAAGCTTATCGGAGCCTCAACTTAAATGGTTGGCTGAACACCTAGTTTATACGCCTACCGAAAATGGTCTGAAAATAGAGAGCAAAGCGGGGCTTTGGTTAACGAAGTCACCTCTGTCTCATATGCTTCCATCTTGTGATTCGACCCGCTACAAGTTGGTTCCTGCTCTCTTAACCAGCATAGGCATCACTGGTACGTTTCTAGGGATCACGCTTGGCTTAAGTCAGTTCAGTATGGCTGGAGATTCCAAAGCGTTGCTGAGCTCTGCTGCTGAGCTCTTGGAAGGTATGAAAACAGCTTTTTACACTTCTCTAGCTGGTTTAAGTAGCTCAGCCGTGTTTATGGCTTTAATGAAAATGTCTTCAAGCCGTCTTTCTAAAGCTCAAGGAGCATTCTTAAAAGCTATTTCAAGTCAATACTTCGAGGCGAGCCCAGTCCATTATCTGAAGAACATGTCGAATGAAGGGCAGCAGGAAGTGGTTGCCGCGCAGTTGCGTTCTGCTTCAGCTATCGAAAGCATGAGCCAACAGTTTAGGGATACTGCCGCTTCCCTTAATAACCTAGGTGACTCATTCGATGGCAATGCAATAGCGGAGAAAGTATCTGAGGCAGTCAGGGGATCAATCGAAGACCAGCTTACGCCTGCAATGCAAGCGATAAGAGGAGAACTCTCTGCTCTTAGAGACATCAAAGAGCAATCACAAAAAGAGCTAGTTGAGTTGCTCGTGGATAAGATGAAATCAGAGTTGATTGACCCTGTATCAGAAGAGCTTAAGAAAACAAGTGAAGCAGTCTCTCAGAGTAATGAAGTTTCCGCTCAGCTTAATGCTAATGTTGAGAAAGTGGTGACCAGCACTGCGCAAACTGTAGAGACAATCAACGAGTTCCAGAAAGATACAATGGACAAGTTGCAACAGTTTGCTGAATCACTAAAGCAAATTCTCGCGAGCTTTAAAGACGACACTCAAGGAGCGATGTCTACAATCGCGAAAGAAGTCCAAACATTGCTTGATGGCGCTTCGAAAGGTCTGGAAGAGCAGAGGGATGCCTTTGAACTCAGTGCGGGAAGAGCTTCTGCAGCTTTCGAAGGAATCAAAACGTCAATGGATGGAGCGCTAGACGAAAGGCAACAAAAAGAACATGCATTGTTCGACGGTGTGGAGACTCGAATCAATGCACTCATCGAAGGTTCAAGTGCTGCATTCAAACAACAAACAGATGTGTTGGAAGCTGTAGGTGACCAAGCAAGTAGTTTAATGACTTCAGCGAAGCAAGAGTTGGAGTCAGGCTTGGGCGACATTGATGAAAAAGTTAAGTCGATGTCGACAACTGTTCAAAAAGAACTAGAAGCTTTCCGACTGCAGTATCAACAGAATCTAACATCGTACTTCGAGCAGCAGAATTCGCTTCTAGAAGGCAGCTTGAGCAAGCAACGTAATGGTCTCAATGAAGTTGTAGAGAATTTCCGCAAAGTCTTTGAGAGCGAATACCAAGCCCGCCACAATCTGCTTCAAGAACTCACAGCACAGTATCAAAAGCTAGAAGCATCAGCTCAAACAGTTGAGCGTGTAGCGAAGGCTATTGGGTTAAATGAAGCGTCGAGAATGGCAGAGCTTCAAGATGCTGCGCAAACAATGGGAAGACAAATCGCACTATTGAAGAAAGAGTATGCAACGGCTTCTGCGTCGTTTACCGATGTGACAGAGAACCTGCCGAAAGCCATGGACGAATACTTCTCGCGAGCAAATGAGAGCTTTGAAACTTTCTTCAATGATTTCGACCAATCGGCAAGCACGATCCATAATAAACTGTCACAAGCAGCTGGCTACTTGATTAACGCTCAAGTTCAAAATCGAGAATTTGAAGCAGATAGAGCGGAGGCTTGA
- a CDS encoding HNH endonuclease — MKLTLNLGSLLTAINVMQPEKKGSFNLVYEETNIAKVDKELEQGKDVELKDVEIESGLLSYKGRHVTLYIKANGSSARFHVSDCKTLQSMRANGRFERYVVTNNTSGEFIVDSGYGETKARLKVCQNCLRKLNYKGCNSSNNMRSIVADFDMAEFFATYSSFFPHMPARDAETAQTGYTEDWAKISSHYRVDRNFECEDCKVNLRSNRALLHVHHINGVKSDNRDKNLRALCIDCHSKQPKHQHMVLSHRERQLINDLRKDQGLLDDLGGWQELFELSDPGVHGVLHACREVHVSLPEVNYYVKDTLGDIASRIELAWPKRRFGVAISPNDINDALKQGWQVITVNEFLSDYRSLAHTLRH; from the coding sequence ATGAAGCTGACTCTCAATCTAGGGTCACTATTGACTGCAATAAACGTCATGCAACCCGAAAAAAAGGGTTCATTTAACCTTGTTTATGAAGAAACGAACATCGCAAAAGTCGATAAGGAACTCGAGCAGGGTAAAGATGTAGAACTCAAAGATGTAGAAATCGAATCTGGTCTTCTGAGCTACAAGGGCAGACACGTAACGCTTTATATCAAAGCGAACGGATCAAGTGCTCGATTTCACGTGTCAGATTGTAAGACCCTGCAGTCTATGAGAGCCAATGGACGCTTTGAAAGATATGTTGTAACTAATAACACGTCAGGAGAGTTTATCGTTGATTCGGGTTACGGAGAAACCAAGGCACGGCTTAAGGTCTGCCAGAATTGCTTGAGAAAACTCAACTATAAAGGATGTAATTCGTCTAACAACATGCGCTCAATAGTTGCTGACTTTGATATGGCGGAGTTTTTTGCAACATATAGCTCTTTTTTTCCTCACATGCCAGCAAGAGATGCTGAGACAGCGCAGACAGGATACACCGAAGATTGGGCAAAGATATCGTCGCATTATCGTGTAGATAGAAACTTTGAATGTGAGGACTGCAAGGTCAATTTACGTTCGAACCGAGCTCTATTGCATGTACATCATATAAATGGGGTGAAATCGGATAATCGCGACAAGAACCTACGGGCTCTGTGTATCGATTGTCATAGCAAACAACCAAAACACCAGCATATGGTCTTGAGCCATCGCGAAAGACAATTGATTAACGATCTTCGCAAGGATCAAGGTCTATTGGATGATCTTGGTGGATGGCAAGAGCTTTTTGAGTTATCAGACCCAGGCGTGCATGGTGTTTTACATGCCTGTCGCGAAGTACACGTTTCGCTACCAGAAGTTAACTACTATGTGAAGGATACTCTGGGTGATATAGCTTCTCGTATTGAGCTAGCTTGGCCTAAACGTCGATTTGGCGTAGCGATTTCACCAAATGATATCAATGATGCACTGAAACAAGGTTGGCAAGTAATAACAGTAAATGAGTTTCTGAGTGATTACAGAAGCCTGGCTCACACGTTGAGGCATTGA
- a CDS encoding OmpA family protein, with protein MEKLFGKTSVKESGGEHWMSVSDLMAGLMMVFLFISVALMRDAMIERDKIKEVAETYQQTQQAIYLALLEEFSKDLDTWGAEIDRDTLSVNFTAPEVLFANGKAILTDQFQTILIDFFPRYLAVLEKYQPIIQEIKIEGHTSSRWNTGSSDYEAYFNNMRLSQSRTRAVLGYVMALEPVKNKHYDWVKGNVAAVGYSSSKLTYDKQGIEDEQRSRRVSFRVITNAEQQILKILGAE; from the coding sequence ATGGAAAAGCTATTTGGTAAGACAAGCGTCAAAGAGAGTGGAGGCGAACACTGGATGTCCGTCTCTGATCTAATGGCTGGCCTAATGATGGTGTTCCTGTTCATCTCTGTTGCACTAATGAGAGATGCAATGATTGAACGGGATAAGATTAAGGAAGTCGCTGAAACCTATCAACAAACGCAGCAAGCTATTTACTTGGCTCTTCTAGAGGAGTTCTCTAAAGATTTGGATACATGGGGAGCGGAAATTGACCGCGACACGTTAAGTGTGAACTTCACAGCTCCTGAGGTTTTATTTGCTAACGGTAAGGCCATCTTAACGGACCAGTTTCAAACTATACTGATTGATTTTTTTCCTCGTTACCTTGCTGTACTCGAAAAATATCAGCCGATAATTCAGGAAATTAAGATTGAAGGACATACCTCAAGTCGTTGGAATACTGGGTCTTCTGACTACGAGGCGTACTTCAACAACATGAGACTATCTCAGTCCCGAACAAGAGCTGTGCTTGGTTATGTGATGGCTTTAGAGCCAGTTAAAAACAAACACTACGACTGGGTGAAGGGCAACGTTGCAGCGGTAGGGTATTCATCTTCAAAGTTGACCTATGATAAGCAAGGTATTGAAGATGAGCAGCGTTCTCGTCGAGTTTCTTTCCGTGTAATAACAAACGCAGAACAACAAATACTCAAGATTTTGGGAGCAGAATAG